A part of Oncorhynchus masou masou isolate Uvic2021 chromosome 21, UVic_Omas_1.1, whole genome shotgun sequence genomic DNA contains:
- the LOC135508141 gene encoding solute carrier family 38 member 6-like — protein sequence MIDMCITIFVLPPSRIPGYTSSLLFMLIFLVVVVVKKWVHPLPPTKQCDQALFLLIFSLFVGLLSLCHRGHLGREPLNRTT from the exons ATGATAGACATGTGTATCACCATCTTTGTCCTTCCACCCTCCAGGATTCCAGGCTACACCAGTAGCCTCCTCTTCATGCTCATCTTCTTAGTTGTG GTTGTGGTCAAGAAATGGGTACATCCCCTGCCCCCTACCAAGCAATGTGACCAG GCTCTGTTTCTGCTGATCTTCAGCCTGTTTGTGGGACTGCTCAGTCTGTGTCATCGTGGTCACCTGGGCAGAGAACCCCTGAACAGGACGACATGA